A stretch of Hoplias malabaricus isolate fHopMal1 chromosome 10, fHopMal1.hap1, whole genome shotgun sequence DNA encodes these proteins:
- the shc1 gene encoding SHC-transforming protein 1 isoform X3, with protein MEYVDMNRLGGASRRARVEGGQLGGDEWTRHGSFVNKPSRGWLHSDNVVSSTGVSYTVRYMGCVEVLQSMRALDFNTRTQVTREAISVVCEAVPGAKGAQRRRKPTSRCLSSILGKSNLQFAGMTINLTVSTSSLNLLATECKQIIANHHMQSISFASGGDPDTAEYVAYVAKDPVNQRACHILECSEGLAQEVISTIGQAFELRFKQYLKNPPKLVTPHDRMAPFDGSAWEEEEEELAPPPDVPYYNNFPGKQPPPGGLVDMRTRPGHSTGATLPYGQPGMNDIHKQPLPPLPVGVKEGGLFDDPSYVNVDKPRPPASAANGNAHRDAFDMKPFDDALGVAVTALPPLAEQLQNEPWFHGLLSRRQAERLLSKDGDFLVRESGTTPGQYVLTGQQGGQPKHLLLVDPEGVVRTKDHRFESVSHLISYHMDNRLPIVSAGSEVCLQQPVERRA; from the exons GACATGAACCGGCTGGGTGGGGCATCGCGGAGGGCCCGTGTGGAAGGGGGCCAGCTGGGCGGAGATGAGTGGACTCGCCACGGCTCCTTCGTCAACAAGCCCAGTCGAGGATGGCTGCACTCGGACAACGTGGTCAGCTCCACCGGGGTCTCCTACACAGTCAGG TACATGGGCTGTGTGGAAGTGCTGCAATCAATGAGAGCGCTGGACTTCAACACCAGAACCCAGGTTACCAG GGAGGCCATATCAGTGGTGTGTGAGGCAGTGCCAGGTGCCAAAGGAGCTCAACGCAGGAGGAAG CCCACTTCCCGTTGTCTCTCCTCTATTTTAGGAAAGAGTAATCTTCAGTTTGCTGGGATGACAATCAACCTCACTGTGTCAACTAGCAGCCTGAACCTACTGGCGACCGAATGCAAACAG ATTATTGCCAACCATCACATGCAGTCCATCTCTTTTGCATCAGGAGGAGATCCA GATACAGCAGAATATGTAGCCTACGTAGCCAAAGACCCTGTCAACCAGAGAG CATGTCATATCCTGGAGTGTTCAGAGGGCTTGGCTCAGGAAGTGATCAGCACCATCGGCCAGGCCTTCGAGCTGCGCTTTAAGCAGTACCTGAAAAACCCCCCCAAACTCGTCACCCCACAcgacag gaTGGCCCCGTTTGATGGCTCAGCGtgggaggaagaggaagaggaattGGCCCCTCCCCCAGATGTTCCCTACTATAATAACTTCCCTGGGAAACAGCCTCCTCCCGGAGGCCTGGTGGACATGAGGACACGTCCTGGACACAGCACAGGAGCCACGCTG CCATATGGACAGCCTGGAATGAATGATATCCACAAGCAACCTCTGCCTCCACTACCAG tGGGGGTAAAGGAAGGTGGCCTCTTTGACGATCCCTCGTACGTCAACGTGGACAAACCCCGTCCCCCGGCATCTGCTGCCAATGGCAATGCTCACAGGGATGCATTTGACATGA AGCCGTTTGATGATGCCCTCGGTGTGGCAGTGACGGCGCTGCCACCTTTGGCCGAGCAGCTGCAGAACGAGCCCTGGTTCCATGGCCTGCTGAGCCGCAGACAAGCCGAGAGACTGTTGAGCAAAGACGGAGATTTCCTGGTCCGGGAGTCTGGCACTACACCGGGACAGTACGTCCTCACTGGACAGCAGGGTGGTCAGCCCAAACATCTGCTGCTGGTGGATCCAGAAGGAGTG gTGCGCACCAAAGACCACCGCTTTGAGAGCGTGAGTCACCTTATCAGTTACCACATGGACAACCGGCTGCCCATCGTCTCTGCAGGAAGTGAGGTGTGTCTTCAGCAGCCTGTGGAACGCCGTGCCTAA
- the shc1 gene encoding SHC-transforming protein 1 isoform X1, with product MELVPKTKYAPFRSESFSSTDDTASNPSLPSSAPLTPLTPPGIASSLSSSSLAPILPPASSPRAAENSPTTLCSFFPRMVSLRLGMSTTLLPSLKAAGRAEQVATPRELQEAPASSSTPGPPLPSLTAPSPPPRPPQDMNRLGGASRRARVEGGQLGGDEWTRHGSFVNKPSRGWLHSDNVVSSTGVSYTVRYMGCVEVLQSMRALDFNTRTQVTREAISVVCEAVPGAKGAQRRRKPTSRCLSSILGKSNLQFAGMTINLTVSTSSLNLLATECKQIIANHHMQSISFASGGDPDTAEYVAYVAKDPVNQRACHILECSEGLAQEVISTIGQAFELRFKQYLKNPPKLVTPHDRMAPFDGSAWEEEEEELAPPPDVPYYNNFPGKQPPPGGLVDMRTRPGHSTGATLPYGQPGMNDIHKQPLPPLPVGVKEGGLFDDPSYVNVDKPRPPASAANGNAHRDAFDMKPFDDALGVAVTALPPLAEQLQNEPWFHGLLSRRQAERLLSKDGDFLVRESGTTPGQYVLTGQQGGQPKHLLLVDPEGVVRTKDHRFESVSHLISYHMDNRLPIVSAGSEVCLQQPVERRA from the exons ATGGAGCTGGTCCCCAAAACGAAATACGCCCCCTTCAGGAGCGAGTCTTTCAGCTCCACCGATGACACGGCCTCCAATCCATCTCTGCCTTCCTCTGCTCCTCTAACCCCCCTCACTCCTCCGGGCATTGCTTCTtccctgtcctcctcctccctcgCCCCCATCCTCCCGCCCGCTTCTTCCCCACGGGCGGCCGAGAACAGCCCCACCACGCTGTGCTCCTTCTTCCCCAGGATGGTGTCCCTGAGGCTGGGAATGTCGACCACCCTGCTGCCCAGCCTGAAAGCCGCCGGTCGGGCCGAGCAGGTCGCCACACCTCGGGAGCTGCAGGAGGCACCGGCCAGCTCTTCTACTCCCGGTCCTCCTCTCCCCTCTCTAACcgctccctctccccctcctcgCCCTCCACAGGACATGAACCGGCTGGGTGGGGCATCGCGGAGGGCCCGTGTGGAAGGGGGCCAGCTGGGCGGAGATGAGTGGACTCGCCACGGCTCCTTCGTCAACAAGCCCAGTCGAGGATGGCTGCACTCGGACAACGTGGTCAGCTCCACCGGGGTCTCCTACACAGTCAGG TACATGGGCTGTGTGGAAGTGCTGCAATCAATGAGAGCGCTGGACTTCAACACCAGAACCCAGGTTACCAG GGAGGCCATATCAGTGGTGTGTGAGGCAGTGCCAGGTGCCAAAGGAGCTCAACGCAGGAGGAAG CCCACTTCCCGTTGTCTCTCCTCTATTTTAGGAAAGAGTAATCTTCAGTTTGCTGGGATGACAATCAACCTCACTGTGTCAACTAGCAGCCTGAACCTACTGGCGACCGAATGCAAACAG ATTATTGCCAACCATCACATGCAGTCCATCTCTTTTGCATCAGGAGGAGATCCA GATACAGCAGAATATGTAGCCTACGTAGCCAAAGACCCTGTCAACCAGAGAG CATGTCATATCCTGGAGTGTTCAGAGGGCTTGGCTCAGGAAGTGATCAGCACCATCGGCCAGGCCTTCGAGCTGCGCTTTAAGCAGTACCTGAAAAACCCCCCCAAACTCGTCACCCCACAcgacag gaTGGCCCCGTTTGATGGCTCAGCGtgggaggaagaggaagaggaattGGCCCCTCCCCCAGATGTTCCCTACTATAATAACTTCCCTGGGAAACAGCCTCCTCCCGGAGGCCTGGTGGACATGAGGACACGTCCTGGACACAGCACAGGAGCCACGCTG CCATATGGACAGCCTGGAATGAATGATATCCACAAGCAACCTCTGCCTCCACTACCAG tGGGGGTAAAGGAAGGTGGCCTCTTTGACGATCCCTCGTACGTCAACGTGGACAAACCCCGTCCCCCGGCATCTGCTGCCAATGGCAATGCTCACAGGGATGCATTTGACATGA AGCCGTTTGATGATGCCCTCGGTGTGGCAGTGACGGCGCTGCCACCTTTGGCCGAGCAGCTGCAGAACGAGCCCTGGTTCCATGGCCTGCTGAGCCGCAGACAAGCCGAGAGACTGTTGAGCAAAGACGGAGATTTCCTGGTCCGGGAGTCTGGCACTACACCGGGACAGTACGTCCTCACTGGACAGCAGGGTGGTCAGCCCAAACATCTGCTGCTGGTGGATCCAGAAGGAGTG gTGCGCACCAAAGACCACCGCTTTGAGAGCGTGAGTCACCTTATCAGTTACCACATGGACAACCGGCTGCCCATCGTCTCTGCAGGAAGTGAGGTGTGTCTTCAGCAGCCTGTGGAACGCCGTGCCTAA
- the shc1 gene encoding SHC-transforming protein 1 isoform X2, protein MELVPKTKYAPFRSESFSSTDDTASNPSLPSSAPLTPLTPPGIASSLSSSSLAPILPPASSPRAAENSPTTLCSFFPRMVSLRLGMSTTLLPSLKAAGRAEQVATPRELQEAPASSSTPGPPLPSLTAPSPPPRPPQDMNRLGGASRRARVEGGQLGGDEWTRHGSFVNKPSRGWLHSDNVVSSTGVSYTVRYMGCVEVLQSMRALDFNTRTQVTREAISVVCEAVPGAKGAQRRRKPTSRCLSSILGKSNLQFAGMTINLTVSTSSLNLLATECKQDTAEYVAYVAKDPVNQRACHILECSEGLAQEVISTIGQAFELRFKQYLKNPPKLVTPHDRMAPFDGSAWEEEEEELAPPPDVPYYNNFPGKQPPPGGLVDMRTRPGHSTGATLPYGQPGMNDIHKQPLPPLPVGVKEGGLFDDPSYVNVDKPRPPASAANGNAHRDAFDMKPFDDALGVAVTALPPLAEQLQNEPWFHGLLSRRQAERLLSKDGDFLVRESGTTPGQYVLTGQQGGQPKHLLLVDPEGVVRTKDHRFESVSHLISYHMDNRLPIVSAGSEVCLQQPVERRA, encoded by the exons ATGGAGCTGGTCCCCAAAACGAAATACGCCCCCTTCAGGAGCGAGTCTTTCAGCTCCACCGATGACACGGCCTCCAATCCATCTCTGCCTTCCTCTGCTCCTCTAACCCCCCTCACTCCTCCGGGCATTGCTTCTtccctgtcctcctcctccctcgCCCCCATCCTCCCGCCCGCTTCTTCCCCACGGGCGGCCGAGAACAGCCCCACCACGCTGTGCTCCTTCTTCCCCAGGATGGTGTCCCTGAGGCTGGGAATGTCGACCACCCTGCTGCCCAGCCTGAAAGCCGCCGGTCGGGCCGAGCAGGTCGCCACACCTCGGGAGCTGCAGGAGGCACCGGCCAGCTCTTCTACTCCCGGTCCTCCTCTCCCCTCTCTAACcgctccctctccccctcctcgCCCTCCACAGGACATGAACCGGCTGGGTGGGGCATCGCGGAGGGCCCGTGTGGAAGGGGGCCAGCTGGGCGGAGATGAGTGGACTCGCCACGGCTCCTTCGTCAACAAGCCCAGTCGAGGATGGCTGCACTCGGACAACGTGGTCAGCTCCACCGGGGTCTCCTACACAGTCAGG TACATGGGCTGTGTGGAAGTGCTGCAATCAATGAGAGCGCTGGACTTCAACACCAGAACCCAGGTTACCAG GGAGGCCATATCAGTGGTGTGTGAGGCAGTGCCAGGTGCCAAAGGAGCTCAACGCAGGAGGAAG CCCACTTCCCGTTGTCTCTCCTCTATTTTAGGAAAGAGTAATCTTCAGTTTGCTGGGATGACAATCAACCTCACTGTGTCAACTAGCAGCCTGAACCTACTGGCGACCGAATGCAAACAG GATACAGCAGAATATGTAGCCTACGTAGCCAAAGACCCTGTCAACCAGAGAG CATGTCATATCCTGGAGTGTTCAGAGGGCTTGGCTCAGGAAGTGATCAGCACCATCGGCCAGGCCTTCGAGCTGCGCTTTAAGCAGTACCTGAAAAACCCCCCCAAACTCGTCACCCCACAcgacag gaTGGCCCCGTTTGATGGCTCAGCGtgggaggaagaggaagaggaattGGCCCCTCCCCCAGATGTTCCCTACTATAATAACTTCCCTGGGAAACAGCCTCCTCCCGGAGGCCTGGTGGACATGAGGACACGTCCTGGACACAGCACAGGAGCCACGCTG CCATATGGACAGCCTGGAATGAATGATATCCACAAGCAACCTCTGCCTCCACTACCAG tGGGGGTAAAGGAAGGTGGCCTCTTTGACGATCCCTCGTACGTCAACGTGGACAAACCCCGTCCCCCGGCATCTGCTGCCAATGGCAATGCTCACAGGGATGCATTTGACATGA AGCCGTTTGATGATGCCCTCGGTGTGGCAGTGACGGCGCTGCCACCTTTGGCCGAGCAGCTGCAGAACGAGCCCTGGTTCCATGGCCTGCTGAGCCGCAGACAAGCCGAGAGACTGTTGAGCAAAGACGGAGATTTCCTGGTCCGGGAGTCTGGCACTACACCGGGACAGTACGTCCTCACTGGACAGCAGGGTGGTCAGCCCAAACATCTGCTGCTGGTGGATCCAGAAGGAGTG gTGCGCACCAAAGACCACCGCTTTGAGAGCGTGAGTCACCTTATCAGTTACCACATGGACAACCGGCTGCCCATCGTCTCTGCAGGAAGTGAGGTGTGTCTTCAGCAGCCTGTGGAACGCCGTGCCTAA
- the shc1 gene encoding SHC-transforming protein 1 isoform X4 has protein sequence MNRLGGASRRARVEGGQLGGDEWTRHGSFVNKPSRGWLHSDNVVSSTGVSYTVRYMGCVEVLQSMRALDFNTRTQVTREAISVVCEAVPGAKGAQRRRKPTSRCLSSILGKSNLQFAGMTINLTVSTSSLNLLATECKQIIANHHMQSISFASGGDPDTAEYVAYVAKDPVNQRACHILECSEGLAQEVISTIGQAFELRFKQYLKNPPKLVTPHDRMAPFDGSAWEEEEEELAPPPDVPYYNNFPGKQPPPGGLVDMRTRPGHSTGATLPYGQPGMNDIHKQPLPPLPVGVKEGGLFDDPSYVNVDKPRPPASAANGNAHRDAFDMKPFDDALGVAVTALPPLAEQLQNEPWFHGLLSRRQAERLLSKDGDFLVRESGTTPGQYVLTGQQGGQPKHLLLVDPEGVVRTKDHRFESVSHLISYHMDNRLPIVSAGSEVCLQQPVERRA, from the exons ATGAACCGGCTGGGTGGGGCATCGCGGAGGGCCCGTGTGGAAGGGGGCCAGCTGGGCGGAGATGAGTGGACTCGCCACGGCTCCTTCGTCAACAAGCCCAGTCGAGGATGGCTGCACTCGGACAACGTGGTCAGCTCCACCGGGGTCTCCTACACAGTCAGG TACATGGGCTGTGTGGAAGTGCTGCAATCAATGAGAGCGCTGGACTTCAACACCAGAACCCAGGTTACCAG GGAGGCCATATCAGTGGTGTGTGAGGCAGTGCCAGGTGCCAAAGGAGCTCAACGCAGGAGGAAG CCCACTTCCCGTTGTCTCTCCTCTATTTTAGGAAAGAGTAATCTTCAGTTTGCTGGGATGACAATCAACCTCACTGTGTCAACTAGCAGCCTGAACCTACTGGCGACCGAATGCAAACAG ATTATTGCCAACCATCACATGCAGTCCATCTCTTTTGCATCAGGAGGAGATCCA GATACAGCAGAATATGTAGCCTACGTAGCCAAAGACCCTGTCAACCAGAGAG CATGTCATATCCTGGAGTGTTCAGAGGGCTTGGCTCAGGAAGTGATCAGCACCATCGGCCAGGCCTTCGAGCTGCGCTTTAAGCAGTACCTGAAAAACCCCCCCAAACTCGTCACCCCACAcgacag gaTGGCCCCGTTTGATGGCTCAGCGtgggaggaagaggaagaggaattGGCCCCTCCCCCAGATGTTCCCTACTATAATAACTTCCCTGGGAAACAGCCTCCTCCCGGAGGCCTGGTGGACATGAGGACACGTCCTGGACACAGCACAGGAGCCACGCTG CCATATGGACAGCCTGGAATGAATGATATCCACAAGCAACCTCTGCCTCCACTACCAG tGGGGGTAAAGGAAGGTGGCCTCTTTGACGATCCCTCGTACGTCAACGTGGACAAACCCCGTCCCCCGGCATCTGCTGCCAATGGCAATGCTCACAGGGATGCATTTGACATGA AGCCGTTTGATGATGCCCTCGGTGTGGCAGTGACGGCGCTGCCACCTTTGGCCGAGCAGCTGCAGAACGAGCCCTGGTTCCATGGCCTGCTGAGCCGCAGACAAGCCGAGAGACTGTTGAGCAAAGACGGAGATTTCCTGGTCCGGGAGTCTGGCACTACACCGGGACAGTACGTCCTCACTGGACAGCAGGGTGGTCAGCCCAAACATCTGCTGCTGGTGGATCCAGAAGGAGTG gTGCGCACCAAAGACCACCGCTTTGAGAGCGTGAGTCACCTTATCAGTTACCACATGGACAACCGGCTGCCCATCGTCTCTGCAGGAAGTGAGGTGTGTCTTCAGCAGCCTGTGGAACGCCGTGCCTAA